Proteins found in one Strix aluco isolate bStrAlu1 chromosome 29, bStrAlu1.hap1, whole genome shotgun sequence genomic segment:
- the TMEM59L gene encoding transmembrane protein 59-like, producing the protein MAARHPRALLALGLALATAATAAATDPFSPQLGDTARCRGQCGRSLTRRAAADAVLNACYRGCRLFSICHFVDASAELNTTRAQCEAACAEAYSNAEEQFGCVTGCRKQLPEVESRKEKSPELKAPSFSMFDLVSTFCNDIVSSAQSFISSTWTFYLQADDGKVVVFQSQPEMEYPVPEVQETQPAQPGPGPRVSQPHTGPRAKGEKPPVKEPRGKAKAQHPPDPPQPEHDFLGCMSKRSGLPRWILAACLFLSIMVMLWLSCASLVTAPEQHVKTQPLSINGDKEYLEDLDGPGTFPLPPVIAVTLCPTHGGEDAGPLPLKVDLDKTVL; encoded by the exons aTGGCGGCTCGCCACCCCCGGGCCCTGCTCGCCCTCGGCCTGGCCTTGgccaccgccgccaccgccgccgccaccgaTCCCTTCTCGCCCCAACTGGGAGATACCGCCCGGTGCCGCGGGCAGTGCGGCCGCAGCCTGACGCGCCGAGCCGCCGCC gATGCTGTTCTCAAcgcctgttaccggggctgccgGCTGTTCTCCATCTGTCACTTCGTGGATGCGAGCGCTGAGCTGAACACCACCAGAGCCCAGTGTGAAGCAG CCTGTGCCGAAGCCTAcagcaacgcagaggagcagttTGGCTGCGTGACGGGGTGCCGCAAGCAGCTGCCCGAGGTggagagcaggaaggagaag AGCCCGGAGCTGAAGGCACCGTCGTTCTCCATGTTTGATTTGGTCTCCACCTTCTGCAACGACATTGTCAGCTCAGCCCAGAGCTTCATCTCCTCCACCTGGACCTTCTACCTGCAGGCGGATGATGGCAAAGTCGTGGTGTTTCAG TCCCAGCCCGAGATGGAGTACCCAGTACCCGAGGTGCAGGAGACCCAGCCAGCACAGCCGGGACCGGGCCCCCGCGTCTCCCAGCCCCACAcag GCCCCCGGGCAAAGGGGGAGAAGCCCCCCGTGAAGGAGCCGCGGGGCAAAGCCAAGGCGCAGCACCCCCCGGACCCCCCGCAGCCGGAGCACGACTTCCTCGGCTGCATGTCCAA GCGCTCGGGCCTTCCTCGCTGGATCCTGGCCGcctgcctcttcctctccatCATGGTGATGCTGTGGCTGAGCTGTGCCAGTTTGGTGACTGCCCCCGAGCAGCACGTCAAGACCCAG CCTCTGAGCATCAACGGGGACAAGGAATACCTGGAGGACCTGGACGGCCCCGGCACCTTCCCCCTGCCACCCGTCATCGCTGTCACCCTGTGCCCCACACACGGTGGCGAGGACGCGGGGCCGCTGCCCCTCAAAGTCGACCTGGACAAGACCGTTCTGTAG